ACGTTTTCGTACACGCCGGTATCGCGGCGCACCAGTTTGGTGAAGCCGGCGTCGCGGATTTCGGCGTCGGAACGCGGCACGCTGATCATGGGCTTGGAGATGAGCCGCCGCACGGGCGCGCCACAGATCGGGCACGTGGTGAACGGGTCGTCATGGATGGATTGGAAGCGCTCGAAGATGCGCCCCAGGGCGCAGGCTGCGTCCAGGTGTTCATAGTCGTAATTGGGCATGCACGGCTCCCCAGTACGTGGCGCGGCGTGGCCATTTGCAGGATGCAGGGAATGGTGCATGCTGTCTACAAAAGAATCCCCCGCGGCGCAACGCTTGCCCGCTTCCCCCTCGTCCTGCCGCTTTTAGGGAATTTTAGTTTTGAAAAAGGACGTTGCGAGAGGGGAAACCTTTTTGCAAAAGGTTNAGAACCTTTCTTCAGAAAGGTGTTCCCCCGAGAACTCCTTTCAAAGAGGCCTTGCGCTACTTGGCGGGCCAGGCATCCAGCTTGATCCACAGCACGGCCCCCTGTTCCACGGGCTTTTGCGCGCCGCTGGGGTCGGGCAGGGTGGTTTCAGCCTCGGTCAGCGCGGCGAAGCCCCACCAGCCGGCCCGGGGGCAGGCGAAGGTGAACACGCCGTTGGCATCCGCCTGGACCACATGGGTCACATGGTAGGGCGTGGGCGGGGTGATGGCTTTCTGTTCGTTGTAGTATTCCACTTCCACCGTGGCGTTGGGCACGGGCTTGCCGTCCACCAGCACCTGGCCGCTGAAGCTGAACCCGGCGTAGTTGCCGAAGGGTCGCGTCAGGGGCACGATTTCGGTTTTCAGGCCGACCGGCTCATTCCAGCCTTCTTCCTCGCCAAACGCGGCCACCACAGTCTTGGTGTAATGGATGATGGACACATCCTCGGCCGGCTCCCAGTACGGCTGCGGCTCCATGACAACGGTGTATACTCCGGGCCGGACCACGGCATACGCAGCCTTCCAGGCGGCATGGTCCATGACCTTGGCTTCCTTGAGCGCGGGCAGCAGATCCGTGCGGTTGCCTTCGGACACGACAAAGAACGCTGCC
This sequence is a window from Megalodesulfovibrio gigas DSM 1382 = ATCC 19364. Protein-coding genes within it:
- a CDS encoding FmdB family zinc ribbon protein, with product MPNYDYEHLDAACALGRIFERFQSIHDDPFTTCPICGAPVRRLISKPMISVPRSDAEIRDAGFTKLVRRDTGVYENVTAREGESRYVHHDKPETMPDLSRVLSD
- a CDS encoding DUF4198 domain-containing protein, which produces MKSLPRLFSAALVLAATLCAAAPAMAHFGMVIPSTNAVDPKTRTVELTLSFSHPMEMEGMDLAKPAAFFVVSEGNRTDLLPALKEAKVMDHAAWKAAYAVVRPGVYTVVMEPQPYWEPAEDVSIIHYTKTVVAAFGEEEGWNEPVGLKTEIVPLTRPFGNYAGFSFSGQVLVDGKPVPNATVEVEYYNEQKAITPPTPYHVTHVVQADANGVFTFACPRAGWWGFAALTEAETTLPDPSGAQKPVEQGAVLWIKLDAWPAK